AATAACGCGATTTCTTTCTTGTAGATTACTAAGTATTGACGCGTTGTTGGTTCAAGAGTTTTCAACTTTTCTATCAATTTTTAAAAAGACATCAGATTTTTTTCAACAATGATTTTGCTCTGTTTAAGGTAATAGTTTCAATATGTTTCTCCTCTTCCAGGTGGCCTAGGTATGTAGCGATCCTATCCAAGAATGGATGAGGAGATGTCACAATGAATATGCCGTTTTCTCTGAGAACCCGAACCGAAAAGATTCACTTACCAGCTGGATTGGACCTGAGACGTGTTCGATAATGTCAGTAGCAATAACAACGTCAATTGCATATTCTCCGTCCAAAACACCTTTCATGGTTGCATCCCAAATACCTTTAAACCGGCACGGGCCATTCTTTTCAATTCATCAAAAGAACGTATTTGAGTGAGCTTCTTTAAAATGTAACTTGGTCTGGTGTAAAAACTTTTGTATGCATATACAATCAATTCCTGAAGCTCTTCGCGTGTAAAATTTTCTTCCCAGCACCTGGGTTGAAAGCCTGGTTTTGGGTTTTGCGCAAATTCGCGCCAGAAATCAGTTTTGATGATACCATCGTGCAATCCCTTTTTATATATCTCTGTGGCCGGAAATGGCGTAAAGATGGTGATGTGCGCAAAATCTGGTTTCAGTTCTTTTGCAAAGGTAATAGTTTCCATGATTTCCTTTTTTGTTTCTGTTGGGCATCCGATCATAAAATATGCAAGAACTGAAATACCTGCTTCCTTGGTTCGCTGAAATGTAGTTCTTACTCCATCGATTGTTATTCCTTTATTTAATATTTTCAGAATATGAGGATTGCCTGATTCTACGCCATAATGAATCCGTTCACAATTTGCCGCTTTTAATTTTTTTAATAATTCCGTGTCGATCGTATTTACCCGTGCCCGAATATCCCAGCCTATATCGAGCTTTCTTCTCAAAATTTCATCACATACTTCTATAACTCGCTTTTTATTAATGGTAAATGTATCGTCATAGATGAGAAATTCATGTATTCCCAGTTTTACACATGCCTCCATTTCATCAACCACATTGACAGCAGACCTGGCACGGAAATTTTTTCCCAGATGTGGTCTGTCGCAAAAAGTACAACGGCAAGGACACCCACGGCTGGTAAACATGGTTGTGATAGGGCTTCTCTTTGCCATAAGGGAGCTGTATTTATGGATCTGAGTCATATGCCTTGCAGGAAAAGGCAAGGCATCAAGAGACTCGTTGAGTGGTCGTATGCCCGTGTTAATAATGTGCCCCTTATCTCTAAAAACAATGCCTGGAAGATGTTTTAATTTTTGTGTGTCGTCGATATGTTCGACAAGTTCTTTAAAGGCAACCTCGCCCTCTCCTAAAACAAGATAATCAACCCCGGGAATTGCAATAGTTTCGTTTGGGAAAATATGTACATGTGGGCCACCCAAAATCACCTTGGTTTTTTCATGTATCTTTTTTACTAATTGAACAACCTTTATGACATCTATAAGGGTAAATGTCATGGCGGTTATGCCAACAATGTCGGGAGATTTAT
The DNA window shown above is from Candidatus Brocadiaceae bacterium and carries:
- a CDS encoding B12-binding domain-containing radical SAM protein; its protein translation is MKILLINPPSENELIGNNPSIIEEERGYNPPLGILYIAGYLEKHTDFHVEVLDTQAEEINYNALETCIRNKSPDIVGITAMTFTLIDVIKVVQLVKKIHEKTKVILGGPHVHIFPNETIAIPGVDYLVLGEGEVAFKELVEHIDDTQKLKHLPGIVFRDKGHIINTGIRPLNESLDALPFPARHMTQIHKYSSLMAKRSPITTMFTSRGCPCRCTFCDRPHLGKNFRARSAVNVVDEMEACVKLGIHEFLIYDDTFTINKKRVIEVCDEILRRKLDIGWDIRARVNTIDTELLKKLKAANCERIHYGVESGNPHILKILNKGITIDGVRTTFQRTKEAGISVLAYFMIGCPTETKKEIMETITFAKELKPDFAHITIFTPFPATEIYKKGLHDGIIKTDFWREFAQNPKPGFQPRCWEENFTREELQELIVYAYKSFYTRPSYILKKLTQIRSFDELKRMARAGLKVFGMQP